One Solanum lycopersicum chromosome 4, SLM_r2.1 DNA window includes the following coding sequences:
- the LOC109119994 gene encoding glucan endo-1,3-beta-glucosidase 8-like, translated as MRVIIIIGICLVMATQVNSFVGITWGRQQTQQLVPSMVVDLLLQNKISQLRLMTSGYDIIEIFSGTNISVSVLMGNSFMYQANRKDLAYNWVNDRIKDPINKGANIVELTVGSEPFSNTFLKQVTNYNVVPVLKLMRESLDEMGLGHVRTTTAHGMDVLNHTKVPSESDFRDDIKPQMIESLAEFNRTGAPFVLVMFPIHFVKDVMNYPIEFAFFDNNSGFKIKDGNITYTNAVELMIDSVAWAIKKAGYENMKIMIAQIGWPTDGYPHANVKNAERFHKGLLKFITSKKGTPMKPGPIDIYLHSLCDENQFNKIFGLFQRHWGIYQADGNPKYKIDLSLQGRDVLPTQAKGIVKMPNRWCKFNGDTTNMDLVNKNYDLACQVSDCSQLEKGASCDGLSYASKVSYAMNAFFQKNKQEVKDCDFDGLGQIVATNPSEPNCEFPIEILSFQDQRVQNGMVLRV; from the exons ATGAGGGTAATAATTATCATAGGCATATGTTTGGTCATGGCAACCCAAGTGAATAGTTTTGTGGGCATCACATGGGGAAGGCAGCAAACACAACAATTGGTTCCATCTATGGTTGTTGATTTgcttttacaaaataaaatttcacaatTGAGATTAATGACTTCAGGGTATgatattattgaaatattttcagGCACTAATATTAGTGTTAGTGTTCTTATGGGAAATTCATTTATGTATCAAGCAAATAGGAAAGACCTTGCATATAATTGGGTAAATGATAGAATCAAGGATCCAATCAACAAAGGTGCAAACATAGT gGAACTAACGGTGGGGTCCGAACCATTTTCTAATACGTTCTTAAAACAAGTAACGAACTACAATGTGGTGCCCGTGTTAAAACTCATGCGAGAAAGTCTCGATGAGATGGGTTTAGGGCATGTTAGAACAACGACCGCACATGGTATGGATGTATTGAATCACACAAAAGTTCCATCGGAGTCGGACTTTCGCGATGACATAAAACCACAAATGATCGAATCACTAGCGGAGTTCAATCGAACCGGGGCTCCCTTTGTTCTCGTCATGTTCCCAATTCATTTCGTTAAAGACGTAATGAATTACCCCATAGAGTTTGCGTTCTTTGATAATAACAGCGGATTTAAAATCAAAGATGGTAATATTACATACACAAACGCCGTGGAGTTGATGATCGACTCCGTTGCGTGGGCAATAAAAAAAGCAGgatatgaaaatatgaaaattatgattGCTCAAATTGGATGGCCCACAGATGGATATCCACATGCAAATGTTAAAAATGCAGAGAGATTTCACAAAGGGTTATTGAAATTTATAACATCAAAAAAAGGGACACCAATGAAGCCAGGGCCAATTGACATATATCTACATAGCTTGTGTGATGAGAATCAATTTAACAAGATTTTTGGTTTATTTCAAAGACATTGGGGTATTTACCAGGCCGATGGCAATCCAAAGTACAAGATTGATTTATCATTACAG GGCCGTGACGTGTTACCTACTCAAGCTAAGGGCATTGTGAAAATGCCAAATCGATGGTGCAAGTTCAATGGGGACACAACAAACATGGATTTGGTGAATAAGAATTATGATTTAGCATGCCAAGTTTCAGATTGTTCACAATTGGAAAAAGGAGCTTCATGTGATGGACTAAGTTATGCTTCCAAAGTTTCATATGCTATGAAtgcatttttccaaaaaaacaaacaagaagTAAAAGATTGTGATTTTGATGGTTTAGGTCAAATTGTAGCAACAAATCCCTCTGAGCCAAATTGTGAGTTTCCCATTGAGATATTGTCATTCCAAGATCAAAGGGTTCAAAATGGTATGGTTTTAAGAGtttga
- the LOC101254188 gene encoding uncharacterized protein produces MTDFITYTKKKIEDLSVYIVSCGKSYKEPARDVPEEDQAGPVTNITPIRFSKEPPRNDQEPTSDHVLEDDFGIIKVFPSGNAPPINNAQNQEEENIIAQQSQELDKSKGNSQEQKEIDDDEDFKTLPKGFIPEERAKFSTPPGKRSAPRPKTG; encoded by the exons atgactgatttcatcacatatacaaagaagaagattgaagatttgTCTGTATACATTGTTTCTTGTGGAAAATCTTATAAAG AACCTGCAAGAGATGTACCAGAAGAAGACCAAGCTGGTCCAGTAACAAATATAACACCAATAAGATTTTCTAAAG AGCCACCAAGAAATGACCAAGAACCAACAAGTGATCATGTACTAGAAGATGACTTTGGGATAATAAAAGTATTCCCATCAGGCAATGCACCACCAATAAATAATGCACaaaatcaagaagaagaaaatattattgctcAACAAAGCCAAGAACTTGATAAATCTAAAGGAAATtcacaagaacagaaagagattgatgatgatgaggatttTAAAACTCTACCAAAAGGGTTTATACCTGAAGAAAGAGCAAAATTTTCAACACCTCCAGGAAAAAGATCAGCTCCTAGACCTAAGACTGGttga
- the LOC101255083 gene encoding transcription termination factor MTERF5, chloroplastic-like, which yields MISIQLRFRSLSTHLHHLTGPFSSFHISLSTLSQVVTKKSAQNANQENPVLLNYLINTLGFPKPKALTISGRLSWVKSVEKPKLAVHFFKSVGFTDAHIQSAVCTIPQILLADVEKILKPKIQLLQELGITGSDLGRLLSTKTVLLTRSLDKILKPSVEVLNNVLIKGTDNGDWFRVLLRCDWVIYGSPQLRLLPNISYLQSVGIVGSQLSSLLKRQPHLFVTHGSKLKKLVSELMDIGFSTDSRMLVHGLHTLSCMSQESISRKLLLIQSFGFSKSECMVMFKRAPCLFRGSEKKIRLGLEFFLETVKLEKSILVQRPTLLMFSMKERVIPRYQVFQLVKSKKLMKKDPKFYDMMCLTEHNFLEKYVSRFTENAEELLMAYKGHRLDLGEE from the coding sequence ATGATCTCCATCCAACTGCGCTTCCGTTCATTATCTACTCACTTACATCATCTTACTggtcctttttcttctttccacATATCTCTCTCCACTCTATCTCAGGTAGTAACCAAAAAGTCTGCTCAAAATGCAAACCAAGAAAATCCTGTTCTCCTCAACTACCTAATAAACACGTTGGGTTTTCCAAAACCTAAAGCCCTTACCATATCCGGTCGTTTATCATGGGTCAAAAGTGTTGAAAAACCTAAATTGGCTGTACATTTCTTCAAGTCCGTTGGATTCACAGATGCACATATTCAATCCGCTGTTTGTACCATCCCCCAAATCCTTCTTGCTGATGTTGAGAAAATACTCAAGCCAAAGATCCAGCTATTACAAGAATTGGGTATCACTGGTTCTGATCTGGGTAGGCTTTTGTCCACAAAGACAGTATTATTAACACGTAGCCTGGACAAAATACTAAAGCCTTCCGTTGAAGTTCTCAATAATGTCCTTATAAAAGGTACTGATAATGGTGATTGGTTTCGGGTTTTGCTAAGGTGTGATTGGGTTATTTATGGATCTCCTCAGTTGAGATTGCTTCCTAATATTTCATATCTGCAAAGCGTTGGAATTGTTGGGTCTCAACTATCATCACTCTTGAAGAGGCAACCTCATCTTTTTGTTACACATGGATCTAAGCTTAAAAAACTTGTCTCTGAACTTATGGATATCGGGTTTTCTACTGATTCAAGAATGTTGGTGCATGGCCTTCATACATTAAGTTGTATGAGTCAAGAATCTATATCGAGGAAATTACTGTTGATTCAGAGTTTTGGTTTCTCCAAAAGTGAGTGCATGGTAATGTTTAAGAGGGCACCATGCTTATTCCGTGGTTCAGAGAAGAAAATAAGACTCGGACTAGAGTTCTTTTTGGAAACAGTGAAGTTAGAGAAGTCAATTTTAGTACAGCGTCCTACTCTGTTGATGTTTAGTATGAAGGAAAGAGTGATTCCGAGATATCAAGTTTTTCAGCTGGTAAAGTCAAAAAAGCTTATGAAGAAAGACCcaaaattttatgatatgatGTGTTTGACAGAGCATAACTTCTTGGAGAAGTACGTATCGAGATTTACAGAAAATGCAGAGGAATTATTGATGGCTTACAAAGGCCATCGTCTAGATTTAGGAGAAGAGTAA
- the LOC101254473 gene encoding glucan endo-1,3-beta-glucosidase 8-like has translation MKMRLQMSLMCCIVLVIATQVNSFVGITWGRLQTQQLVPSMVVDMLLQNKIPQLRLMTSGYDIVEIFSGSNISLSVTMGNQYLSQANRNDLAYVWVNDRIKDPINKGVNIVEVTIGSEPFSNSFFKEANNTQIMPVLKLIRDTLDDMKLGHVRATTGHGMDVLKVTKFPSEAEFRDDIKKPMLESLQEFNRTGAPFVIYMFPIHFVKEIMNYPMEFAFMDNKSGFKIVDGNITYTNAVELMIDSLAWALKKAGYPNMKIMIGQIGWPTDGYPHANIKNAERFHKGLLKYVASKKGTPLRPGPLDIYLHSLSDENKFRTVYGTFQRHWGIYRADGNPKYKIDFSLQDRDEYPTQAKGIVKMPNRWCKFNGDTSDMNLVNKNYDLSCDAADCTRLEKGASCDGLNFESRISYAFNAYFQKNKQSLKKCDFDGLGQIVATNPSVGNCEFPIEILAFQDQIVQNGMVLRI, from the exons atgAAGATGAGGCTTCAAATGAGCCTAATGTGTTGCATTGTTTTGGTGATTGCAACACAAGTGAATAGCTTTGTTGGCATAACATGGGGAAGGCTACAAACACAACAATTGGTTCCATCAATGGTTGTTGATATGCTTCTACAAAACAAGATTCCACAATTAAGATTAATGACTTCAGGATATGATATCGTTGAGATATTTTCAGGAAGTAATATTAGCCTAAGTGTTACTATGGGAAATCAATATTTGTCACAAGCAAATAGGAATGATCTTGCATATGTATGGGTAAATGATAGAATCAAGGATCCAATCAACAAAGGTGTGAATATAGT AGAAGTAACCATTGGTTCAGAACCATTTTCGAATTCCTTCTTCAAAGAGGCAAATAACACTCAAATTATGCCCGTGTTAAAACTCATACGAGATACCCTTGATGATATGAAATTAGGGCACGTTAGAGCAACGACTGGCCATGGCATGGACGTGTTAAAGGTTACAAAATTTCCATCAGAGGCAGAGTTTCGCGATGACATAAAAaaacctatgcttgaatccctACAAGAGTTCAATCGAACCGGAGCCCCTTTTGTTATCTACATGTTCCCTATTCATTTTGTTAAAGAGATTATGAATTACCCTATGGAATTTGCCTTCATGGATAATAAGAGTGGGTTCAAAATCGTAGATGGTAATATTACATACACAAATGCAGTGGAGTTGATGATCGATTCTCTTGCATGGGCATTAAAGAAAGCGGGATATCCTAACATGAAAATTATGATTGGTCAAATTGGATGGCCTACAGATGGATATCCACATGCAAATATTAAAAATGCAGAGAGATTTCATAAGGGGTTATTAAAATATGTAGCATCAAAAAAAGGGACACCACTTAGGCCAGGGCCTCTTGACATCTATCTTCATAGCTTATcagatgaaaataaatttcgtACAGTATATGGTACATTTCAAAGGCATTGGGGCATTTATAGGGCTGATGGAAATCCAAAGTACAAGATTGATTTCTCATTACAG GATCGTGACGAGTATCCTACACAAGCTAAGGGCATTGTGAAAATGCCAAATAGATGGTGCAAGTTCAATGGTGACACATCAGACATGAATTTGGTGAACAAGAATTATGATTTATCATGCGACGCTGCAGATTGTACACGATTGGAAAAAGGAGCTTCTTGTGATGGACTCAATTTTGAATCAAGAATTTCTTATGCTTTTAatgcatattttcaaaaaaacaaacaatccttaaaaaaatgtgattttgaTGGTTTAGGCCAAATTGTAGCAACAAATCCCTCTGTGGGAAATTGTGAATTTCCCATTGAGATATTGGCATTCCAAGATCAAATTGTTCAAAATGGTATGGTTTTAAGAAtttga